A genomic window from Dechloromonas sp. A34 includes:
- a CDS encoding Hsp70 family protein, translating into MSHSSPARACGIDFGTSNSTVGWLRPGLPTLLALEDGKPTLPSVVFFNAEENSVSFGRAGLREYLDGYEGRLMRSLKSLLGSSLIDGRTEVQGSVIGFRDLLTRFIASLKARAEARGERAFEQAVFGRPVFFVDDDSAADRVAEDTLAGIARAIGFREVSFQYEPIAAAFHYETTLAREEVVLVADIGGGTSDFSIVRLAPERLKAAERWSDVLANGGIHIGGTDFDKHLSLAAVMPLLGHRSRLKSGREMPASVYFNLATWHTINFAYARPVWADQQRLVLDAMEPERLNRLLALIRERAGHWLAHQVEQAKIDLSDGDTAVLSLERFAPDEQKLLTRAEFDLATEMLVDQVETAVARLLPTAGLAATGIDTIFFTGGSSGIPLLRRRIAALLPQARVVEGDLFGSIGAGLAVDAARRYGTVDDPRR; encoded by the coding sequence ATGTCTCACTCTTCTCCCGCCCGCGCCTGCGGTATCGATTTCGGCACCTCCAATTCCACCGTCGGCTGGTTGCGGCCGGGGCTGCCGACCTTGCTGGCGCTGGAAGACGGCAAGCCGACGCTGCCCTCGGTGGTCTTTTTCAATGCCGAGGAGAACTCGGTCAGTTTCGGCCGGGCCGGGCTGCGCGAATATCTCGACGGCTACGAGGGGCGGCTGATGCGTTCGCTGAAGAGCCTGCTCGGCAGCAGCCTGATCGACGGGCGCACCGAAGTTCAAGGCAGCGTCATCGGCTTTCGCGACCTGCTCACCCGCTTCATCGCCAGCTTGAAGGCGCGCGCCGAAGCGCGGGGCGAACGCGCCTTCGAGCAGGCGGTTTTCGGGCGGCCGGTGTTTTTTGTCGATGACGATTCGGCGGCCGACCGCGTCGCCGAAGATACGCTGGCCGGGATCGCCCGCGCCATCGGCTTCAGGGAGGTGAGTTTCCAGTACGAACCGATCGCCGCCGCCTTTCATTACGAAACCACCCTGGCCCGCGAGGAGGTGGTGCTGGTCGCCGACATTGGCGGCGGTACTTCCGATTTTTCCATCGTCCGCCTCGCCCCGGAGCGGCTCAAGGCGGCGGAACGCTGGAGCGACGTGCTGGCCAATGGCGGCATCCATATTGGCGGCACCGATTTCGACAAGCACCTGAGCCTGGCCGCGGTCATGCCCCTGCTCGGCCACCGCAGCCGCCTGAAAAGCGGGCGTGAAATGCCGGCCAGCGTTTATTTCAATCTCGCTACCTGGCACACCATCAACTTCGCCTACGCCCGCCCGGTATGGGCCGACCAGCAGCGCCTCGTCCTCGACGCCATGGAGCCGGAACGCCTGAACCGGCTGCTTGCCCTGATCCGCGAGCGCGCCGGCCACTGGCTGGCGCATCAGGTCGAACAGGCCAAGATTGATCTCTCCGATGGCGATACGGCCGTCCTGTCGCTCGAACGTTTTGCCCCCGACGAGCAAAAGCTGCTTACGCGCGCCGAGTTCGATCTGGCCACGGAAATGCTCGTCGATCAGGTCGAAACTGCGGTCGCCCGGCTGCTGCCCACGGCGGGTCTGGCCGCGACCGGCATCGACACCATTTTCTTCACCGGCGGCTCGAGTGGCATCCCGCTGCTGCGCCGGCGCATCGCGGCATTGCTGCCGCAGGCGCGGGTCGTCGAGGGCGACCTTTTCGGCAGCATCGGGGCCGGCCTGGCGGTTGATGCGGCGCGCCGTTACGGCACCGTGGACGATCCTCGGCGCTAG
- a CDS encoding FKBP-type peptidyl-prolyl cis-trans isomerase, which translates to MRVLPLTILAAILSISATAQAAPNVETLPSGVRVEHVTPGTGASPSATSNVTVHYRGTLLNGTEFDSSFKRNQPATFGLNQVIPCWTQGVQKMKVGGTAKLTCPSETAYGSRDLGKIPPNSVLNFEIQLLDSK; encoded by the coding sequence ATGCGTGTTTTGCCCCTGACCATCCTAGCCGCCATCCTGTCCATTTCCGCCACCGCCCAGGCCGCACCGAATGTCGAAACCCTGCCCTCCGGCGTGCGTGTCGAGCACGTGACGCCGGGCACCGGCGCCTCGCCGTCGGCGACCAGCAACGTGACCGTGCATTACCGCGGCACCCTGCTCAACGGCACCGAGTTCGACAGCTCGTTCAAGCGCAACCAGCCCGCCACCTTCGGCCTCAACCAGGTCATTCCCTGCTGGACCCAAGGCGTGCAGAAGATGAAGGTCGGCGGCACCGCCAAGCTCACCTGCCCTTCCGAAACTGCCTACGGCTCGCGCGACCTTGGCAAGATTCCGCCGAACAGCGTACTGAATTTCGAAATCCAGCTCCTCGACAGCAAGTGA
- a CDS encoding HpcH/HpaI aldolase/citrate lyase family protein, which produces MDIPFNRFKADLLNDQMLLGLWLGLGETFSAEICAGAGFDWLLIDGEHGPNDLRSILAQLQAIEPYPSQAIVRPPQGDHVLIKQLLETGIQTLLIPMVETAEQAVGLVQAMRYPPAGIRGVGAALARASRWGRIQDYSAQANDQMCLLLQVETKQGYDNLETILAVDGVDGIFFGAADLAASYGLLGQSNHPSIVEAIEAGLRKVRAAGKSGGVLCGDKAIVHRYFAAGARFIAVGVDALLLAAATSELRREYKPGAEEKSVTGY; this is translated from the coding sequence ATGGATATCCCTTTCAACCGCTTCAAGGCGGATCTGCTGAATGACCAGATGCTGCTCGGACTGTGGCTCGGGCTGGGCGAGACCTTCAGTGCCGAAATCTGCGCCGGCGCCGGGTTCGACTGGCTGCTGATCGACGGCGAACACGGCCCGAACGATCTGCGCAGCATCCTGGCGCAGCTCCAGGCCATCGAGCCCTACCCTTCGCAAGCCATCGTCCGCCCGCCGCAGGGCGACCACGTGCTGATCAAGCAACTGCTGGAAACCGGCATCCAGACGCTGCTCATCCCGATGGTCGAGACAGCCGAACAAGCCGTCGGCCTGGTCCAGGCGATGCGCTATCCGCCGGCCGGCATCCGCGGCGTCGGCGCCGCCCTGGCCCGGGCCTCACGCTGGGGAAGAATCCAGGATTACAGCGCCCAGGCCAACGACCAGATGTGCCTGCTGCTCCAGGTGGAGACCAAGCAGGGCTACGACAATCTCGAGACCATCCTGGCCGTCGATGGCGTCGACGGCATTTTCTTCGGCGCCGCCGATCTGGCCGCCTCCTACGGCCTGCTCGGGCAATCGAATCACCCCAGCATCGTCGAGGCGATCGAGGCTGGGCTGCGCAAAGTTCGGGCGGCGGGGAAAAGCGGCGGCGTCCTGTGCGGCGACAAGGCCATCGTGCACCGCTACTTCGCGGCCGGCGCCCGCTTCATTGCCGTGGGCGTCGACGCCCTGCTGCTGGCGGCGGCAACCAGCGAACTGCGCCGGGAATACAAACCGGGCGCGGAGGAGAAAAGCGTCACCGGCTATTGA
- a CDS encoding sigma-54-dependent Fis family transcriptional regulator, giving the protein MDKALKTTPDGSIRLVAPNVQTQHRFPDLADLADRLRFVPGNGEIWLEDRRMLLLHNASLGALRRELIETLGIEKARGIITRIGYHSGSRDAEMVRRIRADCNDFDAFGVGPQLHALEGFVSIETLVSEVNVETGHFYGEYLWHNSAEAERHIATMGIGNSPVCWMQQGYANGYLSSFLGRQMLIREVECKGMGHAACKIIGKAIDQWDDPEADTRYLQAQDFVQAPSAKPFSFSRSDDSASDTSGQINLVGISAGFNAVCHMIKRVAPTRATVLFLGESGVGKEQFARTLHNISERSTQPFVAINCAAIPEQLIESELFGVEKGGFSGASQSRPGRFERADGGTLFLDEIGTLSLVAQGKLLRALQEGEIERIGDTRVRKVDVRVIAATNEDLRQLVEAGKFRDDLFYRLNVFPVRIPPLRERREDILLLVEHFLNRYTAMHKRTVSGFTEAALEALMSYAWPGNIRELENLIERGVILAPDDGGIDVGHLFNSGENLRGEPARPAADDASRDAGQPPGDEQLPDFLRDALAAGSISLDGLEEMAVNQALQLAAGNVSGAAKILGTTRSRVAYRLSGKKVPHPAEE; this is encoded by the coding sequence ATGGACAAGGCCCTGAAAACGACGCCGGACGGAAGCATTCGGCTGGTCGCGCCGAACGTCCAGACCCAGCACCGCTTTCCCGATCTCGCCGATCTTGCCGACCGGCTGCGTTTCGTCCCCGGCAATGGCGAAATATGGCTCGAAGACCGCCGCATGCTGCTCCTCCACAACGCGTCGCTGGGCGCCCTGCGGCGGGAACTGATCGAAACCCTGGGCATCGAGAAGGCACGCGGCATCATCACCCGCATCGGCTACCACTCGGGCAGCCGGGATGCCGAGATGGTCCGGCGCATCCGGGCCGACTGCAACGACTTCGACGCCTTCGGCGTCGGGCCGCAATTGCACGCCCTCGAAGGTTTCGTCTCGATTGAAACCCTGGTTTCGGAAGTCAATGTCGAAACCGGCCATTTCTACGGCGAATACCTGTGGCACAACTCGGCCGAGGCCGAGCGCCATATCGCCACCATGGGCATCGGCAATTCACCGGTCTGCTGGATGCAACAGGGCTATGCCAATGGTTACCTGAGCAGCTTTCTCGGCCGCCAGATGCTGATCCGCGAAGTCGAATGCAAGGGCATGGGGCATGCCGCCTGCAAGATCATCGGCAAGGCCATCGACCAGTGGGACGATCCGGAAGCCGACACGCGCTACCTGCAGGCCCAGGACTTCGTCCAAGCCCCGAGCGCCAAGCCCTTCTCCTTCAGTCGCAGCGACGACAGCGCCAGCGACACCAGCGGCCAGATCAATCTGGTCGGCATTTCCGCCGGCTTCAACGCCGTCTGTCACATGATCAAGCGCGTCGCACCAACCCGGGCCACCGTGCTCTTCCTGGGCGAAAGCGGGGTCGGCAAGGAACAGTTCGCGCGCACCCTGCACAACATCAGCGAGCGCTCGACCCAGCCCTTCGTGGCGATCAACTGCGCCGCCATTCCGGAACAGCTGATCGAATCCGAACTGTTCGGCGTCGAAAAAGGCGGTTTCAGCGGCGCCAGCCAGTCCCGCCCGGGGCGCTTCGAGCGTGCCGACGGCGGCACCCTCTTTCTCGACGAAATCGGCACCCTCAGCCTGGTTGCCCAGGGCAAGCTGCTGCGGGCCTTGCAGGAAGGCGAAATCGAGCGGATCGGCGACACCCGCGTGCGCAAGGTCGATGTCCGCGTGATCGCCGCCACCAACGAGGACCTGCGCCAGCTCGTCGAAGCCGGCAAGTTCCGTGACGACCTCTTTTACCGCCTCAACGTCTTCCCGGTGCGCATCCCGCCCCTGCGCGAACGCCGGGAAGACATCCTGCTGCTCGTCGAGCATTTCCTGAATCGCTACACGGCCATGCACAAGCGCACGGTCAGCGGATTCACCGAGGCGGCGCTCGAAGCGCTGATGTCCTACGCCTGGCCGGGCAATATCCGCGAGCTGGAAAACCTCATCGAACGCGGCGTCATCCTGGCCCCGGACGACGGCGGCATCGACGTCGGGCATCTCTTCAACAGCGGCGAAAATCTGCGCGGCGAACCGGCCCGGCCGGCAGCGGACGACGCCAGCCGCGATGCCGGCCAGCCGCCGGGCGACGAACAATTGCCGGACTTCCTGCGCGATGCGCTGGCGGCGGGCAGCATCTCGCTCGACGGTCTGGAGGAGATGGCGGTCAATCAGGCCCTGCAACTCGCTGCCGGCAATGTTTCCGGTGCCGCGAAGATCCTCGGCACGACGCGTTCCCGCGTCGCCTACCGGCTGTCCGGCAAGAAAGTGCCGCACCCGGCGGAAGAGTAG
- a CDS encoding NAD(P)H-dependent oxidoreductase — translation MKILIVHAHYEPQSFTTALKDLAVETLVAAGHEVRVSDLYAMHWNPVASVADFGERKNSDYCTYALEQRHGFENGSLAPDVLAEVEKVDWCDLLILNFPIFWFSVPAIMKGWIDRVFVSGRFYGGKRFYDQGGMTGKRAMLAFTLGGQPHMFGIEGIHGEIDLMLRPLLRGALGYAGFSVLPPFAAYHVPYLSHEGRQQILVDYQQRLLTLDTLEPLRFPSMGDFDERLYPKA, via the coding sequence ATGAAAATCCTGATCGTCCATGCTCATTATGAGCCGCAATCCTTCACGACGGCCCTCAAGGATCTCGCCGTCGAAACCCTGGTCGCCGCCGGGCATGAGGTCAGGGTGTCGGACCTCTATGCGATGCACTGGAACCCGGTGGCCTCGGTCGCTGATTTCGGTGAGCGCAAGAATTCCGATTACTGTACCTATGCCCTCGAACAGCGCCACGGCTTCGAAAACGGCTCGCTGGCGCCGGATGTCCTGGCCGAAGTCGAGAAAGTCGATTGGTGCGACCTGCTGATCCTGAACTTCCCTATCTTCTGGTTTTCGGTGCCCGCCATCATGAAGGGCTGGATCGACCGCGTCTTCGTTTCCGGCCGCTTCTATGGCGGCAAGCGCTTCTACGACCAGGGCGGGATGACCGGCAAGCGGGCGATGCTCGCCTTCACGCTGGGCGGGCAGCCGCACATGTTCGGGATAGAGGGCATCCACGGCGAAATCGATCTCATGTTGCGCCCTCTGCTGCGCGGCGCGCTCGGCTATGCCGGCTTCAGCGTGCTGCCGCCCTTTGCGGCCTATCACGTGCCTTACCTTTCGCACGAAGGGCGGCAGCAGATCCTGGTCGACTACCAGCAGCGCCTGCTGACTCTCGATACCCTGGAGCCCCTGCGCTTTCCGAGCATGGGTGATTTCGACGAGCGCCTGTACCCGAAGGCCTAG
- the dmpG gene encoding 4-hydroxy-2-oxovalerate aldolase, producing MSAETNLKGRKVVIHDMSLRDGMHAKREQMSIEQMVSIATALDAAGVPLIQVTHGAGLGGNSLQHGFAPHSNEEYIGAVAPKMKQAKVSILLIPGLGTMKELQSAYDCGARSVHVATHSTEADTSPQHIAFARKLGMDTSGFLMMAHLNTPEGLAGQGKLMESYGAQTVYITDSAGYMLPGDVKARVSALRAVLKPETEIGFHGHHNMGMGIANSIAAIEAGASRIDASVAGLGAGAGNTPTEVFVAVCERMGIVTGCDLFKLMDMAEELIVPLMEHMVRVDRASLTLGFAGVYSTFLLHAKRAGERFGIPARDILVELGRKKMIGGQEDMIVDTAMTMAKERGLLKEVAA from the coding sequence ATGAGCGCCGAAACCAATCTCAAGGGCCGCAAGGTCGTCATCCATGACATGTCGTTGCGTGACGGCATGCACGCCAAGCGCGAACAGATGTCGATCGAACAGATGGTCAGCATCGCCACCGCGCTCGACGCGGCCGGCGTGCCGCTGATCCAGGTCACGCACGGTGCCGGCCTTGGCGGCAACTCCTTGCAGCACGGCTTCGCGCCGCACAGCAACGAGGAATACATCGGCGCCGTCGCGCCGAAGATGAAGCAGGCCAAGGTCTCGATCCTGCTCATTCCCGGCCTGGGCACGATGAAGGAGCTGCAGTCGGCCTACGATTGCGGCGCGCGCAGCGTGCACGTCGCCACCCACAGCACGGAGGCCGACACCTCGCCGCAGCACATCGCCTTCGCCCGCAAGCTGGGCATGGACACCAGCGGCTTCCTGATGATGGCCCACCTCAATACGCCGGAAGGCCTGGCCGGGCAGGGCAAGCTCATGGAATCCTACGGGGCGCAGACCGTGTACATCACCGATTCCGCCGGCTACATGCTGCCGGGCGACGTCAAGGCGCGGGTTTCTGCGTTGCGCGCCGTACTCAAGCCGGAAACCGAAATCGGCTTCCACGGCCATCACAACATGGGCATGGGCATCGCCAACTCGATCGCCGCCATCGAAGCCGGCGCCAGCCGCATCGATGCCTCGGTGGCCGGTCTCGGCGCCGGCGCCGGCAACACGCCGACCGAAGTCTTCGTCGCCGTCTGCGAGCGCATGGGCATCGTCACCGGCTGCGACCTGTTCAAGCTGATGGACATGGCCGAAGAGCTGATCGTGCCGCTCATGGAGCACATGGTCCGCGTCGACCGCGCCTCGCTGACCCTGGGTTTCGCCGGCGTCTATTCGACCTTCCTGCTGCATGCCAAGCGGGCTGGTGAGCGCTTCGGCATCCCGGCGCGCGACATCCTGGTCGAACTCGGCCGCAAGAAGATGATCGGCGGACAGGAAGACATGATCGTCGACACGGCCATGACCATGGCCAAGGAACGCGGCCTGCTCAAGGAAGTCGCAGCCTGA